Proteins co-encoded in one Salvia splendens isolate huo1 chromosome 4, SspV2, whole genome shotgun sequence genomic window:
- the LOC121799025 gene encoding LOW QUALITY PROTEIN: pentatricopeptide repeat-containing protein At4g22760-like (The sequence of the model RefSeq protein was modified relative to this genomic sequence to represent the inferred CDS: inserted 1 base in 1 codon), which yields MQVSRLGNLLENFITADQAKQIHCQIVINNLHNLEPLLVRQILKCAAHYSARTTHYVRLILRRMRNRDAFSASCTIRYLSQHGQFRDAIDLYSESHASGIFPNTYAVSSALKSCTRVLYETGGLMIQGQAQKLGFCEVVFVQTALLAFYSKMGDMVVARKAFDEIRERNVVSWNSLLGGYVKCGNLAMAQSVFDEMPEKDVVSWTSMVSGYVRGKDMERAYELFRRIPERSSTSWNVMITGYIECGKMELARSFFDAMPERNSVSYITMISAYSACGNVECAKELYDQHVEKDLLLYNAMISCYAQNSRAKEALQLLDELLKPNARFQPDKITLSSAISACSQLGDSEYGAWIESYMREMGIRMDDHLTTSFIDLHAKCGNIDKAHELFNGLQKRDLVAYTAMILGYGINGRAKEAIDLFDEMIDSGIXPNMVTFTGILTAYSHVGLVEEGYHCFISMQRHGLVPTQDHYSIMVDLLGKAGQLEEAYELIKSMPTRPHAGVWGALLLACSLHSNVELAEIAASHCFELEPDNGGYYSLLAGIYASAGRWEDADRFRRAVGEKGLVKIAGSSWMN from the exons ATGCAAGTTTCTAGATTGGGAAATCTGCTGGAAAATTTCATCACTGCTGATCAAGCCAAGCAAATCCACTGCCAAATAGTGATTAACAATCTTCATAATCTCGAGCCGCTCTTAGTCCGTCAAATTTTGAAATGCGCCGCCCATTATTCCGCACGAACCACCCACTACGTCAGATTGATCCTCCGCCGTATGCGAAACCGCGACGCCTTCTCCGCGTCGTGCACGATCCGTTATCTCTCTCAACACGGGCAGTTTCGAGATGCTATTGATTTGTATTCGGAATCGCACGCTTCGGGGATTTTTCCGAATACATATGCTGTATCCTCAGCGCTTAAGTCTTGCACCAGGGTTCTTTATGAAACGGGCGGATTGATGATTCAGGGGCAAGCGCAGAAGTTGGGTTTTTGTGAGGTTGTATTCGTTCAAACGGCGCTTTTGGCTTTCTACTCGAAAATGGGGGATATGGTGGTTGCGCGTAAGGCGTTCGATGAAATTCGGGAGAGAAATGTGGTTTCTTGGAACTCCTTGTTGGGGGGATACGTCAAGTGTGGCAATTTGGCCATGGCGCAGAGCGTGTTCGATGAAATGCCTGAGAAAGATGTCGTTTCATGGACTTCAATGGTCTCAGGGTACGTGAGGGGTAAGGATATGGAGCGGGCTTACGAATTATTTCGTCGAATTCCAGAGAGGAGTTCTACTTCCTGGAATGTCATGATTACCGGATACATAGAATGTGGGAAGATGGAGCTAGCACGGAGCTTTTTTGATGCAATGCCAGAGAGGAACAGCGTTTCGTATATCACTATGATTTCTGCCTACTCAGCGTGTGGGAATGTAGAGTGTGCGAAGGAGCTCTATGACCAGCATGTTGAGAAAGATCTACTTCTATATAATGCCATGATCTCGTGCTATGCTCAGAACAGCAGGGCGAAAGAGGCATTGCAGTTGTTGGATGAACTGCTGAAGCCGAATGCGAGATTCCAGCCTGATAAAATTACATTGTCTAGTGCCATCTCCGCGTGTTCGCAGCTAGGAGACTCGGAATATGGGGCTTGGATTGAATCGTACATGAGAGAAATGGGGATCAGAATGGATGATCACTTGACCACCTCTTTTATTGACTTGCACGCTAAGTGTGGAAACATTGATAAAGCTCATGAGCTGTTTAATGGCTTGCAGAAGAGGGATTTAGTAGCTTACACTGCGATGATTTTAGGCTATGGTATAAATGGTAGGGCAAAGGAGGCCATCGATTTATTCGATGAGATGATTGATAGTGGCA GTCCAAACATGGTTACTTTTACAGGAATACTGACGGCTTACAGCCATGTTGGTTTGGTGGAAGAAGGCTACCATTGTTTCATATCAATGCAGAGACATGGCCTTGTTCCGACACAGGATCACTACTCAATCATGGTTGATCTTTTAGGTAAGGCTGGACAGCTTGAAGAAGCttatgagttgatcaagagCATGCCTACTAGGCCACATGCTGGAGTGTGGGGTGCGTTGCTGCTTGCTTGCAGCCTGCACAGCAATGTGGAGCTTGCGGAGATTGCTGCCAGTCATTGTTTCGAGCTAGAGCCTGATAATGGTGGCTATTATTCTCTTCTTGCCGGTATCTATGCCTCTGCAGGGAGGTGGGAAGATGCTGATAGATTCAGGAGAGCAGTCGGAGAGAAGGGTCTTGTGAAGATAGCGGGATCTAGTTGGATGAACTGA
- the LOC121801578 gene encoding formin-like protein 11, producing the protein MGHLLHVIFIIIVFFLISFHTLISIDYTNHGVNKSFANQDSKRLLLFEKFRVLLGLKSKRNGDLSHFSASPAPAPGPGIAAPAPSPVVQRRAHASLRHRHPLPQAHKVQKGERGRGNRVMTAVLASVGVTSALCAAAMFFGCRKFKKRRRKQRRRGLSKFVSSVKKVTSDPGPGPDLFYLNSLESALEPEKCCLKLSSTTEKICSGDNSFDGREVNVTDSEMESGRFSSCGEITTVHEISEGVEHERIIPDEINKFDDKFEANSDDDNESFHSFSDSQTRLSNASASSVGEASENMLHEEIKQTHSSICTAASKIPPPPPPPPPQESKSFTSSTVLSRLPVPSSAPPPPPPCPPPFCNGNGKAAPPPLPSSLGTQQVPLGKDGCPLPKLKPLHWDKVRAAPNRSTVWDKLRSSSFEFDEEMMESLFGYNLQNSMKIEEAKSKTPSPGKHVLEPKRLHNITILSKALNVTAEQVCGALIRGEGLSLQDLEALSKMVPTKEEEAKLANYKGDALVLGSAEKLVKAMIQIPFAFARIEAMLYRETFEDEVLHLKKSFSILEEACKELRSSRLFLKLLEAVLKTGNRMNIGTIRGGAKAFKLDALLKLSDVKGTDGKTSLLHFVVQEIIRSEGIRVSDSIMGKIQQRGKNEDKEESYRRMGLDLVSGLTTELCNAKKTATIDLDVLASSVANLTEGMRRMQGLVRKEMKGGFVSSMRAFLEEGERKLRELQGDEDRVLRLVREITEYFHGDVSKDESNPLRIFVIVRDFLSMLDNVCKELRSFKAPPRCPNPFR; encoded by the exons atgggGCATCTTCTCCACGTGATTTTCATCATCATTGTTTTCTTCCTCATCTCTTTCCACACCCTCATCTCAATCGATTACACCAATCATGGCGTCAACAAAAGCTTTGCTAATCAAGACTCTAAAAGGCTCCTTTTGTTCGAGAAATTCAGAGTCTTGCTTGGGCTCAAGTCAAAAAGAAACGGTGACTTATCTCAtttctctgcctctccggcgcCGGCTCCAGGCCCCGGTATTGCTGCTCCGGCTCCTTCTCCGGTGGTGCAGAGGCGCGCGCACGCGTCTCTGCGCCACCGCCACCCGCTCCCGCAGGCGCACAAGGTGCAGAAGGGGGAGCGAGGAAGAGGGAACAGAGTTATGACTGCGGTGCTTGCATCAGTCGGCGTTACCTCGGCGCTCTGCGCGGCGGCGATGTTTTTCGGCTGCCGGAAATTCAAGAAACGGCGGAGGAAACAGAGGAGGAGGGGCTTGTCCAAGTTTGTGAGCTCGGTGAAGAAGGTAACATCCGATCCCGGCCCTGGCCCTGATCTTTTCTACCTCAATTCGCTGGAATCTGCTTTGGAACCGGAGAAATGCTGCCTGAAACTGAGCTCCACCACTGAAAAAATCTGCTCCGGCGATAATTCATTTGACGGGAGAGAAGTGAACGTCACGGATTCGGAGATGGAGAGTGGGAGGTTTTCGTCGTGCGGAGAGATTACTACTGTGCATGAGATTTCGGAGGGTGTGGAGCATGAGCGAATTATTCCAGATGAAATTAACAAATTTGATGATAAATTTGAGGCAAATTCAGATGATGATAACGAATCTTTCCATTCGTTTAGTGATTCGCAAACGAGGCTTTCCAATGCCTCGGCTTCCAGCGTAGGCGAAGCTTCTGAAAATATGCTGCACGAAGAGATTAAGCAAACACATTCTTCTATTTGTACAGCTGCCTCAAAgattccaccaccaccacctcctccgccGCCTCAGGAGTCCAAGTCTTTTACCTCATCAACTGTGCTAAGCAGGTTACCGGTGCCATCctctgctcctcctcctccaccgccaTGTCCACCTCCTTTTTGTAACGGCAATGGAAAAGCAGCGCCGCCACCACTGCCTTCTTCACTGGGCACGCAACAAGTGCCTTTGGGAAAAGATGGGTGTCCGCTGCCAAAGCTGAAGCCACTCCACTGGGACAAAGTGAGGGCCGCCCCAAATCGCTCCACGGTTTGGGATAAGCTCCGGTCGAGTTCATTCGA ATTTGATGAGGAAATGATGGAATCACTCTTCGGTTACAACCTTCAAAATTCGATGAAGATCGAGGAGGCGAAGAGCAAGACTCCATCTCCAGGCAAGCACGTGCTGGAGCCCAAGAGACTGCACAACATCACCATACTCTCCAAGGCCTTGAACGTCACCGCAGAGCAAGTCTGTGGCGCATTGATCCGAG GGGAAGGCCTGTCCCTCCAGGATTTGGAAGCGCTCTCAAAGATGGTGCCGACAAAGGAAGAGGAGGCGAAGCTCGCAAACTACAAAGGCGACGCACTCGTATTGGGGTCCGCGGAGAAGCTGGTCAAGGCCATGATCCAGATACCCTTCGCGTTCGCAAGAATCGAAGCAATGCTCTACAGGGAAACCTTCGAAGACGAAGTTCTCCATCTCAAAAAATCATTCTCAATCCTCGAG gAAGCGTGCAAGGAGCTGAGGTCGAGCCGCCTCTTCCTGAAGCTCCTTGAGGCAGTGCTGAAGACAGGGAATAGGATGAATATCGGGACGATAAGAGGAGGCGCAAAGGCGTTCAAGCTGGACGCGCTCCTGAAGCTCTCGGACGTGAAGGGGACGGATGGGAAGACGAGCCTCCTCCATTTCGTGGTGCAGGAGATCATCCGGTCAGAGGGGATACGCGTGTCGGACAGCATCATGGGCAAGATCCAGCAGAGGGGCAAGAACGAGGACAAGGAGGAGAGCTACAGGAGGATGGGGCTGGACCTTGTGTCCGGCCTGACCACCGAGCTTTGCAACGCCAAGAAAACGGCCACCATCGATCTGGACGTGCTTGCAAGCTCGGTGGCAAATCTAACGGAGGGGATGCGGCGGATGCAGGGGCTGGTGAGAAAGGAGATGAAGGGGGGGTTCGTGAGCTCGATGAGGGCGTTCCTCgaggagggggagaggaagctGAGGGAGCTGCAGGGGGATGAAGACAGAGTGCTGCGGCTTGTCAGGGAGATTACGGAGTATTTTCATGGAGATGTGAGCAAGGATGAGTCCAATCCGCTGAGGATTTTCGTGATCGTTAGGGATTTCTTGAGCATGTTGGATAATGTGTGCAAGGAGCTGAGGAGCTTTAAGGCGCCGCCGCGCTGTCCCAATCCCTTCCGATAG